The proteins below are encoded in one region of Dioscorea cayenensis subsp. rotundata cultivar TDr96_F1 chromosome 18, TDr96_F1_v2_PseudoChromosome.rev07_lg8_w22 25.fasta, whole genome shotgun sequence:
- the LOC120282521 gene encoding heavy metal-associated isoprenylated plant protein 19, producing MSDRLCCMVMRINIDCNGCYRKVRRALLQIHELHSHLIEKKQCKVSVRGVFDPHDVAMKIRKKTNRRVEILEITEASNEGAEEKKDDNLNVSESQSQRPLLSTSS from the exons atgtCTGACAGG TTATGTTGCATGGTTATGAGGATCAACATTGATTGCAATGGTTGCTATAGAAAAGTAAGAAGAGCTCTCCTACAAATACAcg AGTTGCATAGCCATCTGATAGAGAAGAAGCAGTGCAAAGTGAGTGTTCGTGGAGTGTTTGATCCTCATGATGTAGCCATGAAAATAAGGAAGAAGACTAACAGGAGAGTTGAAATACTTGAAATTACAGAAGCAAGTAATGAAGGTGCTGAGGAGAAGAAGGATGATAATCTCAATGTTAGTGAAAGCCAATCTCAAAGGCCACTATTGTCTACATCTTCATGA